A section of the Pseudomonas lini genome encodes:
- the hflK gene encoding protease modulator HflK has protein sequence MQVDLDGDGAQIAGLPRFQQAVVQGRRLRQFAIGLGALAGAGLVLAFFVGLFAPQSLWPALLVNQSAGLLVLVAGLQSAWWVTQWRARAMNPAVLVPVVVAEEVVAAEGWYERLLDRISQRWLRLLGQIGAPTLWLGGWALLMLYSIEQIWNLTLPPAALGLSASVGAALSLLLAFGLLVLERQLAQENVAQWPEAGSLAQLTRVAIICLVLSALCLLFGSETSVWPVRLAVLIGLLPGLVAVELLLRAVLSLFSPRREQLEPALLARSFVADMLRWPPQPLLALQHELHNRFGIDLRQIWAFTYMRRAFLPVLAVVAIVGWSLTGIHEISLQGRGIYERFGKPVEVFGPGLHAGLPWPLGRVLSVENGVVHELATSVGETSAPVAAEPAEGPAPAIANRLWDASHVNDKSQVIASSRADKQSFQIVNMDVRFVYRIGLSDQAALAATYNSADVPTLIRSTASRILVHDFASRTLDGLLGEDRVGLAEEIGRAVQADLQKLDSGVEILATVVEAIHPPAGAANAYHGVQAAQIGAQALISRERGAAAEATNQAQLQASIAHDQATASAHEINSTAQAADLKFAAERKAFSSAGQAFVLEQYLSQLTQGLANAKLLVLDHRLGGSGNAPTIDLRTFTLPADPAPPRNTVQPGAVH, from the coding sequence ATGCAAGTCGATCTCGATGGCGATGGAGCACAGATAGCAGGGCTGCCGCGCTTTCAGCAGGCGGTGGTTCAAGGACGGCGATTGCGGCAATTCGCGATCGGTTTGGGTGCCTTGGCTGGCGCAGGGTTGGTGCTGGCGTTTTTTGTCGGGCTGTTTGCGCCGCAGTCGCTTTGGCCGGCGTTGCTGGTCAATCAGAGCGCCGGTTTGCTGGTGCTGGTCGCCGGCCTGCAATCAGCTTGGTGGGTGACGCAATGGCGCGCACGGGCGATGAATCCGGCTGTGTTGGTGCCGGTGGTTGTCGCTGAGGAAGTCGTTGCCGCTGAAGGCTGGTACGAGCGGTTGCTGGACCGGATCAGTCAGCGTTGGTTGCGCTTGCTGGGGCAGATCGGTGCACCGACGCTATGGCTTGGCGGCTGGGCATTGTTGATGCTGTACAGCATCGAGCAAATCTGGAATCTGACCTTGCCGCCCGCTGCGCTGGGGTTGTCGGCCAGTGTCGGCGCCGCGCTGTCGTTGTTGCTGGCGTTCGGTTTGCTGGTGCTGGAGCGGCAACTGGCGCAGGAAAACGTCGCCCAGTGGCCCGAAGCAGGGTCGTTGGCGCAGCTGACGCGGGTCGCGATTATTTGCCTGGTGCTCAGCGCCCTGTGTTTGTTGTTCGGCAGCGAAACATCGGTCTGGCCGGTGCGTCTGGCGGTGCTGATCGGCTTGCTGCCGGGGCTGGTCGCTGTCGAGTTGCTGCTGCGCGCCGTGTTGTCGCTGTTCAGTCCCCGTCGTGAACAGCTGGAACCGGCGTTGCTGGCGCGAAGCTTCGTCGCCGACATGCTGCGCTGGCCGCCGCAGCCTTTGCTCGCATTGCAGCACGAACTGCACAACCGCTTCGGTATCGACCTGCGACAAATCTGGGCCTTCACCTACATGCGCCGGGCGTTTTTACCGGTGCTGGCGGTGGTGGCAATCGTCGGTTGGTCGCTCACCGGCATTCACGAAATATCGCTGCAGGGGCGCGGTATCTATGAGCGCTTTGGCAAACCGGTGGAAGTTTTCGGTCCTGGTTTGCACGCTGGTTTACCGTGGCCGCTGGGCCGCGTGCTGAGCGTCGAGAACGGCGTGGTCCACGAGTTGGCCACCAGCGTTGGCGAAACCTCGGCACCAGTCGCAGCCGAACCTGCCGAAGGCCCGGCACCGGCGATTGCCAATCGCTTGTGGGATGCCAGCCATGTGAACGACAAATCCCAAGTCATCGCCAGCAGCCGCGCCGACAAACAGAGCTTCCAGATCGTCAACATGGATGTGCGCTTCGTCTATCGCATTGGCCTGAGCGATCAGGCGGCGCTGGCAGCAACGTACAACAGCGCCGATGTGCCAACGTTGATCCGCAGCACCGCCAGCCGGATTCTGGTTCACGACTTCGCCTCGCGAACCCTTGATGGTTTGCTCGGCGAGGACAGGGTAGGGCTCGCCGAAGAAATCGGTCGCGCTGTGCAGGCTGACCTGCAAAAACTCGACAGCGGCGTGGAAATTCTCGCCACGGTGGTTGAAGCCATTCATCCGCCAGCGGGGGCCGCCAACGCTTATCACGGCGTGCAAGCGGCGCAGATTGGTGCTCAGGCATTGATTTCCCGTGAGCGCGGTGCAGCGGCGGAGGCGACCAATCAGGCGCAATTGCAGGCCAGCATCGCTCATGATCAAGCCACGGCCAGTGCTCATGAAATCAATTCGACCGCTCAGGCCGCCGACCTGAAATTTGCCGCCGAGCGAAAGGCTTTTTCCAGCGCCGGCCAGGCCTTCGTGCTGGAGCAATACCTCAGTCAACTGACCCAAGGTTTGGCCAACGCCAAGTTGCTGGTTCTCGATCATCGTCTGGGCGGCAGCGGTAATGCACCGACCATCGACCTACGTACATTCACGCTGCCGGCTGATCCTGCGCCGCCGCGTAATACTGTTCAACCTGGAGCTGTCCATTGA
- the hflC gene encoding protease modulator HflC, which yields MSQSTPTHNRDHDDHAGHDHGHGGHHHGHHHHHHGDPQEAGPFPWRRMGWAALLVAFAIAAASLVQVRSGEATVITRFGNPSRVLLEPGLGWRWPAPFEAAIPVDLRLRTTSSGLQDVGTRDGLRIIVQAYVAWQVQGDPDNVQRFMRAVQNQPDEAARQIRTFVGSALETTASSFDLANLVNTDANQVRIADFEAQLRQQIDQQLLTTYGVRVLQVGIERLTLPSVTLTATVDRMRAERETIATERTAIGKREAAQIRSAAERDARIVQADATVKAADIEAQSRVEAAQIYGRAYAGSPQLYNLLRSLDTLGTIVTPGTKLILRTDAAPFRVLVDGPPTLDNKSGSQP from the coding sequence TTGAGCCAGTCGACGCCTACTCACAATCGCGATCACGATGATCACGCCGGCCACGATCACGGCCATGGCGGGCATCACCACGGTCATCACCATCATCACCACGGTGATCCACAAGAAGCTGGCCCTTTCCCGTGGCGGCGAATGGGTTGGGCGGCGCTGCTGGTGGCGTTTGCCATTGCGGCAGCGAGCCTGGTGCAAGTGCGCTCGGGCGAGGCCACGGTGATTACGCGCTTCGGCAATCCATCGCGGGTGTTGCTGGAGCCGGGACTTGGTTGGCGTTGGCCGGCACCGTTCGAGGCGGCGATCCCGGTGGATCTGCGGCTGCGTACCACCTCCAGCGGTTTGCAGGATGTGGGCACGCGCGATGGCCTGCGCATCATCGTGCAAGCCTACGTGGCCTGGCAGGTGCAGGGTGATCCAGACAACGTGCAACGTTTTATGCGCGCCGTACAGAACCAGCCGGACGAAGCGGCACGGCAGATCCGCACCTTTGTAGGCTCGGCGCTGGAAACCACCGCCAGCAGTTTCGATCTGGCCAACCTGGTGAACACCGATGCCAACCAAGTACGCATCGCCGATTTTGAAGCACAGCTGCGCCAGCAGATCGATCAACAGTTGCTCACCACTTATGGCGTGCGAGTGCTGCAAGTCGGCATCGAGCGTTTAACCTTGCCGTCGGTGACGCTCACCGCGACTGTCGATCGTATGCGCGCCGAGCGTGAAACCATCGCCACTGAACGCACGGCCATCGGCAAGCGTGAAGCCGCGCAAATTCGCTCTGCGGCAGAGCGTGATGCGCGGATCGTGCAAGCTGATGCGACAGTGAAAGCTGCGGACATCGAAGCCCAATCCCGCGTCGAAGCCGCGCAGATTTACGGCCGTGCCTACGCCGGTTCGCCGCAGCTCTACAACTTGCTGCGTTCTCTCGACACCTTGGGCACCATCGTCACGCCGGGCACCAAACTGATTTTACGTACCGATGCCGCGCCGTTTCGGGTGTTGGTTGACGGTCCGCCGACGCTCGATAACAAGTCCGGATCGCAGCCATGA
- the hflK gene encoding protease modulator HflK, which produces MSLVPRGTNELSSPWIQAGRLAFLALYAVTVLAALAWAFSNVRQIDPQNRAVVLHFGALDRIQNAGLLLAWPRPFEQVILLPAADRVIERRVENLLRMDAALQADRVASFATPISDALAGSGYLLTGDAGVVQLDVRVFYKVTEPYAFVLQGEHVLPALDRLVTRSAVALTAARDLDTILVARPELIGADNQAAERRERLRGDLVRGINQRLAELTATGQGMGIEVVRVDVQSSLPGPAVNAFNAVLTASQQADKVVANARTEAEKLTQSANEQADRTLQVAHAQASERLAKASADTATVLSLAKAQQQGTDPQMLLRIYRERMPKILGQAGSVTTVDPKDDSRLIIQGAAQ; this is translated from the coding sequence ATGAGTTTAGTTCCACGTGGAACAAATGAGTTGAGCAGCCCCTGGATTCAGGCCGGGCGCTTGGCTTTTTTGGCGCTGTACGCCGTGACCGTGTTGGCTGCTTTGGCGTGGGCATTCTCCAATGTGCGGCAAATCGACCCGCAAAATCGTGCCGTGGTGCTGCACTTCGGCGCACTGGATCGCATTCAAAATGCCGGTTTGCTGTTGGCATGGCCGCGCCCGTTCGAGCAGGTAATCCTGTTGCCGGCAGCGGATCGGGTGATCGAGCGCCGTGTAGAAAATCTGCTGCGCATGGATGCTGCATTGCAGGCGGATCGAGTGGCGAGTTTCGCCACGCCGATCAGCGATGCGCTCGCCGGCTCAGGTTATTTGTTGACCGGTGATGCAGGTGTTGTGCAACTGGATGTGCGGGTGTTCTACAAAGTCACCGAGCCGTATGCCTTCGTTCTTCAAGGTGAACATGTGCTGCCGGCACTGGATCGGCTGGTGACCCGCAGCGCCGTGGCGCTCACCGCCGCACGAGACCTGGACACCATTCTGGTGGCTCGACCGGAACTGATCGGTGCCGACAATCAGGCCGCTGAGCGCCGCGAACGTCTACGCGGCGATCTGGTGCGGGGCATCAATCAGCGCTTGGCCGAACTGACGGCGACGGGACAGGGGATGGGCATCGAAGTGGTGCGGGTCGATGTGCAGTCGAGTCTGCCCGGCCCGGCGGTGAACGCGTTCAATGCAGTATTAACTGCCAGTCAGCAAGCCGACAAAGTCGTGGCCAACGCACGCACTGAAGCCGAGAAACTGACTCAGTCGGCCAACGAACAAGCCGACCGCACGCTGCAAGTGGCTCACGCCCAAGCCAGCGAACGCTTGGCCAAAGCCTCTGCCGACACCGCCACGGTGCTGAGTTTGGCCAAGGCGCAACAACAGGGCACTGACCCGCAAATGCTGCTGCGTATTTACCGTGAGCGGATGCCGAAGATTCTCGGGCAGGCCGGCTCGGTGACCACGGTTGATCCGAAAGACGATTCCCGCCTGATCATTCAGGGAGCTGCGCAATGA
- a CDS encoding cation-translocating P-type ATPase: protein MTAHTAAAPSMLSSAEQRSAARQLTLAMLALGLLALGLIWRWLSPEQTGVSQLLLGFASLLVAVPVMRSAWYSLRYPSLHGITDQLIALAMLGAWATGDLLTAALLPIIMIFGHVLEERSVIGSQEAIHALGKLTRSHARKIQADGSVVEVDNGTLKAGDFVEVRAGDRVPADGRVLSGQASLDTASITGESVPIEAGVGMSVFGGAINLDGLLRIEVTRTGNESTLGKVIALMQSAERSKPPITRLLERYAGSYMVLVLLLAAVTWFITNDAQAMLAVLVAACPCALVLSAPATAIAGVAVAARHGILIRSSAFLEELADLTSLVVDKTGTLTFGTLRLQSIDSPLQDRSHVLKLAASLGSASSHPVSRALAGLVTQEHFLLLSDIHERQGLGVVAMTEQGEAALGRPELFAQLGIDTSAVPEHDGPIAGLALNGEFLAWLLLADSVKPEARFALSELRELGLGRQLLLTGDRQSVAHTLARDVGISDVEAQALPEDKLNRVLKEIGSGFRPMVVGDGINDSLALKAGVVGVAMGAGGADIALASADIVLIGSDLRRLGTCVRLSRQCRQTLQVNVIIGLGWTLAIVAFAAFGWLGAAGAMIAALLHNLSTLLVLGNAGRLLRFQEPLLKLKDEV, encoded by the coding sequence ATGACTGCCCACACCGCCGCCGCGCCGAGCATGTTGTCCTCGGCTGAACAACGTAGCGCCGCGCGCCAGTTGACCCTGGCCATGCTTGCACTGGGGTTGCTTGCACTGGGCCTGATCTGGCGCTGGTTGTCGCCGGAGCAGACCGGTGTCAGCCAATTGCTGCTGGGGTTCGCTTCCTTGCTGGTGGCCGTGCCGGTCATGCGCTCGGCGTGGTACAGCCTGCGTTATCCCAGCCTGCACGGGATCACCGATCAACTGATCGCCCTGGCCATGCTCGGCGCTTGGGCCACAGGCGATCTGCTCACCGCGGCTCTGCTACCGATCATCATGATCTTCGGCCACGTGCTGGAAGAGCGCAGCGTAATCGGATCGCAGGAGGCGATTCATGCCCTCGGCAAACTGACTCGCAGCCATGCGCGCAAGATTCAGGCTGACGGTTCCGTCGTTGAAGTCGACAACGGCACCCTCAAGGCCGGTGACTTCGTGGAGGTGCGTGCCGGCGATCGAGTGCCGGCGGATGGCCGGGTGTTGTCCGGTCAGGCAAGCCTCGATACCGCCTCGATTACCGGTGAGTCGGTACCAATAGAAGCCGGTGTGGGCATGTCGGTGTTCGGCGGGGCGATCAATCTTGATGGCCTGTTGCGCATTGAAGTGACCCGCACCGGTAACGAATCGACCTTGGGTAAGGTCATCGCGCTGATGCAAAGCGCCGAACGTTCCAAGCCGCCGATCACCCGTTTGCTCGAACGCTACGCTGGCAGCTATATGGTGCTGGTGTTGTTGCTGGCGGCCGTGACCTGGTTCATCACCAACGATGCGCAAGCGATGCTCGCCGTGTTGGTAGCGGCTTGCCCTTGCGCGCTGGTGTTGTCGGCACCGGCCACAGCCATCGCCGGGGTGGCGGTGGCGGCTCGGCACGGGATTCTGATTCGCAGCTCGGCATTCCTCGAAGAGTTGGCTGACCTTACGTCGTTGGTGGTCGACAAGACCGGAACCCTGACGTTCGGCACCTTGCGCCTGCAATCCATCGACAGTCCTCTGCAGGATCGCAGTCACGTACTGAAGCTCGCTGCCAGCCTCGGTTCCGCCAGCAGCCACCCGGTCAGCCGCGCCTTGGCCGGATTGGTTACTCAGGAACACTTTCTGCTGCTTTCCGACATTCACGAGCGTCAGGGGCTGGGTGTAGTGGCGATGACCGAGCAGGGCGAGGCGGCCCTCGGTCGTCCGGAGCTGTTCGCGCAATTGGGCATCGATACATCAGCTGTTCCCGAACACGACGGCCCGATTGCCGGGTTGGCACTCAACGGTGAATTTCTCGCCTGGCTGTTGCTCGCCGACAGCGTCAAGCCCGAGGCGCGGTTTGCCCTGAGTGAGTTGCGTGAATTGGGTTTGGGTCGTCAGCTGTTGCTCACCGGGGATCGGCAAAGCGTTGCGCACACGCTGGCCCGGGATGTGGGCATCAGCGATGTCGAAGCCCAGGCTTTGCCCGAGGACAAACTCAATCGAGTGCTGAAGGAAATCGGCAGCGGTTTCCGGCCGATGGTGGTGGGAGACGGCATCAACGATTCCCTGGCGCTCAAGGCCGGTGTCGTCGGCGTGGCCATGGGCGCGGGCGGCGCGGACATCGCGCTGGCCTCGGCCGATATCGTACTGATTGGCAGCGATCTGCGCCGGCTCGGAACCTGTGTGCGCTTGAGTCGCCAATGCCGCCAGACCTTGCAGGTCAACGTGATTATCGGTTTGGGCTGGACCCTGGCCATCGTCGCGTTCGCCGCATTCGGCTGGCTTGGCGCGGCAGGCGCGATGATTGCCGCGCTGTTGCACAACTTGAGCACGTTATTGGTGCTCGGTAATGCCGGGCGTTTGCTACGCTTTCAGGAACCCCTACTCAAGCTTAAGGATGAGGTGTGA
- the cfaB gene encoding C17 cyclopropane fatty acid synthase CfaB, with protein MLAQLPPALQNLQLPLRLRLWDGHEFNLGPTPSVTIVVKDPHMVTQFTHPSLDALGAAFVEGKLELEGSISDVIRVCDEWSQALLNEDDEVQPVRAVHDKEADAKAISYHYDLSNAFYQLWLDSDMAYSCAYFETGSETLEQAQQAKFRHLCRKLRLQPGEYLLDVGCGWGGLARYAAREFGAKVFGITLSKEQLELARERVKAEGLEDQIELQLLDYRDLPQDGRFDKVVSVGMFEHVGHANLAEYCKTLFGAVKEGGLVMNHGITAKHIDGRPVGRGAGEFIEKYVFPNGELPHLSMISAEISDAGLEIVDVESLRLHYARTLDHWSERLEDNLEAAGKLVPEQALRIWRLYLAGCAYAFARGWINLHQILAVKTHPDGSHELPWTRDDIYNP; from the coding sequence ATGCTCGCGCAACTTCCACCGGCCTTACAGAATCTGCAATTACCGCTTCGCTTGCGACTCTGGGACGGCCATGAGTTCAATCTGGGGCCGACGCCCAGCGTCACCATTGTGGTCAAGGACCCCCACATGGTTACCCAGTTCACCCATCCCAGCCTCGATGCGTTGGGGGCGGCGTTCGTCGAAGGCAAGCTGGAACTGGAAGGCTCCATCAGCGATGTGATTCGTGTGTGCGATGAATGGAGTCAGGCGCTGCTCAACGAAGACGACGAAGTGCAACCGGTGCGCGCGGTGCATGACAAGGAAGCCGACGCCAAAGCCATCTCCTATCACTACGACCTCTCCAACGCGTTTTATCAACTGTGGCTCGACAGCGATATGGCGTATTCCTGCGCCTATTTCGAGACCGGCAGTGAAACCCTCGAGCAAGCCCAGCAGGCCAAGTTTCGTCACCTGTGCCGCAAGCTGCGGTTGCAGCCAGGCGAATATCTGCTGGATGTCGGTTGCGGCTGGGGCGGGTTGGCGCGGTATGCGGCTCGTGAGTTCGGCGCAAAGGTGTTCGGGATCACGCTCAGTAAAGAGCAATTGGAACTGGCCCGCGAACGGGTGAAAGCCGAAGGTCTGGAGGATCAGATCGAACTGCAACTGCTCGACTACCGCGATTTGCCTCAGGACGGGCGCTTCGACAAGGTGGTCAGCGTCGGCATGTTCGAACACGTTGGCCATGCGAATCTTGCCGAGTACTGCAAAACCTTGTTCGGCGCAGTGAAAGAGGGTGGCCTGGTGATGAACCACGGGATCACCGCCAAACACATCGACGGTCGTCCGGTCGGGCGCGGTGCCGGGGAGTTCATCGAGAAGTACGTGTTCCCCAATGGCGAGCTGCCGCACCTGTCGATGATCTCGGCTGAGATCAGCGATGCGGGGCTGGAAATCGTTGATGTCGAGAGCCTGCGCCTGCATTACGCGCGAACCCTGGACCACTGGAGCGAACGCCTGGAGGACAATCTGGAAGCCGCCGGCAAACTGGTGCCGGAGCAGGCTTTGCGGATCTGGCGGTTGTACCTGGCGGGGTGCGCCTATGCCTTCGCCAGAGGCTGGATCAACCTGCATCAAATCCTTGCGGTGAAAACCCATCCCGATGGCAGCCATGAACTGCCATGGACCCGCGATGACATTTACAACCCTTAA
- the cls gene encoding cardiolipin synthase produces the protein MDYFGPHVFGYLIALLHTLGSIAAIHAVLTVRTAQGSIAWALSLLFIPYLTLIPYLVFGRSTFDGYIKARRQANEEMRKAISELNWRPWVEEALAARASSAYASLRAMPKLGRMPCLANNEVRLLIDGQATFEAIFDAISNARQAVLIQFFIIHDDRLGQRLHTLLTKKAAEGVAIYLLYDRIGSHSLPHSYVQPLRDAGIEVKAFATRSGWLNRFQVNFRNHRKIVVVDGIVGFVGGLNVGDEYMGEKPPLAPWRDTHVQVRGPVVACMQESFAEDWFWAARSLPPLILPEVYPDDGVLCQLLASGPADSYETCSLFFVEAIHAATERVWITSPYFIPDEAVFAALRLAVLRGVDVRILLPSRPDHRIVYAASSLYAFEAVRAGVRLFRYQPGFMHQKVVLIDSEISAIGSANMDNRSFRLNFEVMLLTVDSVFAAEVEQMLNDDFAQAHEIAKEEGRETHRLQQIGMRIARLISPIL, from the coding sequence ATGGATTATTTTGGACCGCATGTTTTTGGTTATCTGATCGCTCTGCTGCACACGCTGGGCTCGATTGCCGCCATTCATGCCGTATTGACCGTTCGGACCGCTCAAGGCTCGATCGCCTGGGCTCTGTCCCTGCTGTTCATTCCCTACCTCACCCTTATCCCCTATCTGGTCTTCGGCCGCAGCACCTTCGATGGCTATATCAAGGCCCGGCGGCAAGCCAACGAAGAAATGCGCAAGGCAATCTCCGAGCTGAACTGGCGCCCCTGGGTAGAAGAGGCACTGGCTGCTCGCGCCTCCAGCGCCTACGCGTCTTTGAGGGCCATGCCGAAACTGGGACGTATGCCGTGTCTGGCGAATAACGAAGTGCGCTTGCTGATCGACGGCCAAGCCACCTTCGAGGCGATTTTCGACGCCATCAGCAACGCCCGGCAAGCGGTGCTGATCCAGTTCTTCATCATCCACGATGACCGCCTCGGCCAACGCCTGCATACCTTGCTGACCAAGAAAGCTGCAGAGGGCGTGGCGATTTACTTGCTCTACGACCGCATCGGCAGCCACTCCCTGCCCCACAGTTACGTGCAACCGTTGCGCGATGCCGGTATCGAGGTCAAAGCCTTCGCTACCCGCAGCGGCTGGCTCAACCGCTTTCAGGTCAATTTCCGCAACCACCGCAAGATCGTAGTGGTCGACGGGATTGTCGGTTTTGTCGGCGGGCTCAACGTCGGCGACGAGTACATGGGCGAGAAACCGCCCTTGGCACCATGGCGCGACACTCATGTGCAAGTGCGCGGGCCAGTGGTGGCCTGCATGCAGGAATCCTTTGCCGAAGACTGGTTCTGGGCGGCCCGTTCGCTGCCGCCGTTGATCCTGCCGGAGGTTTATCCGGATGACGGCGTGCTCTGCCAATTGCTGGCCAGCGGCCCGGCGGATTCCTACGAAACCTGTTCGCTATTCTTTGTCGAAGCCATCCATGCGGCGACGGAACGGGTGTGGATCACCAGCCCTTACTTTATCCCGGACGAAGCGGTATTCGCCGCGTTGCGACTGGCAGTGTTGCGCGGTGTGGATGTACGGATTTTGTTACCGTCGCGGCCGGATCACCGGATCGTCTACGCCGCTTCCAGCCTTTACGCCTTCGAAGCGGTACGTGCTGGCGTGCGCTTGTTCCGTTACCAGCCGGGGTTCATGCATCAGAAAGTGGTGTTGATCGACAGTGAAATCAGCGCCATTGGCAGCGCCAACATGGACAACCGTTCGTTCCGGCTGAATTTCGAAGTGATGTTACTGACGGTCGATAGTGTATTTGCCGCCGAAGTGGAACAGATGCTCAACGACGACTTCGCCCAGGCTCACGAGATCGCCAAAGAAGAAGGCCGGGAGACCCACCGCCTGCAACAGATCGGCATGCGGATCGCCCGGCTTATTTCACCGATTCTTTAA
- a CDS encoding DUF3617 domain-containing protein, translated as MNVRLLGLAIAFGLALPVAAQAQMLQPGLWEMTSSNMKVDDQNLPDLQLILGQIQSQMTPEQRAQLEKQGITMGGKGIRACLTPEQVKTDNIPLTDPQSGCKQQITERTGNQWKFRFSCPKAQGAGVATFLSDREFTTKVNGTFNATGIQQKGSLDTRAVWLGQDCGTVKPRA; from the coding sequence ATGAACGTTCGTCTGCTGGGTTTGGCCATTGCGTTTGGTTTGGCACTTCCTGTGGCTGCTCAGGCGCAGATGTTGCAACCGGGTTTGTGGGAAATGACTTCAAGCAACATGAAGGTCGATGACCAGAACCTGCCCGATCTTCAACTGATTCTCGGCCAGATACAGAGTCAGATGACCCCTGAACAGCGCGCTCAGCTGGAGAAGCAGGGCATCACCATGGGCGGTAAAGGTATTCGGGCTTGCCTGACGCCTGAGCAGGTGAAGACCGACAACATTCCACTGACGGACCCACAATCGGGCTGCAAGCAGCAAATCACCGAACGTACCGGCAACCAGTGGAAATTCCGTTTCAGCTGTCCGAAAGCGCAAGGTGCGGGTGTCGCCACATTCCTCAGCGATCGTGAGTTCACCACCAAGGTCAACGGCACTTTCAACGCCACCGGCATTCAGCAGAAGGGCAGCCTCGATACTCGCGCTGTGTGGTTGGGCCAGGATTGCGGGACCGTTAAACCGCGGGCCTAA
- a CDS encoding His/Gly/Thr/Pro-type tRNA ligase C-terminal domain-containing protein, giving the protein MIHITLPDGSLREYDQPLSVYEVAASISLGLANAAVAGRVDGVLVDCGFLIEGNARVSIVTPQEPDGLEILRRSCALMLATAVKQLHPNAQLRAGSSLGDGFFYEFAFHRSLTLAELPAIEARMHALAATNHSIRRATAPRATSTERLSLYRLGDFESFAAGPHVPTTKVLQAFTLDHISGTSQQQIYGTCWSSQQELDTWRAPPQVMVVNIDERQSAYAHSVTQALRRRELRANSDLRNEKISHKIRQHSQKVPYLLVVGEKEKEGGFVSMRSGSGEDFGEKGIEAVCELLNPPKIQGD; this is encoded by the coding sequence ATGATCCACATCACCCTGCCCGATGGTTCATTGCGTGAGTACGATCAGCCGCTGTCTGTGTATGAAGTTGCTGCAAGTATCAGTCTCGGGTTGGCTAACGCGGCGGTGGCCGGTCGGGTCGACGGCGTGTTGGTGGACTGTGGTTTCCTGATCGAGGGCAATGCCCGGGTCAGTATCGTCACGCCCCAGGAACCCGATGGCCTGGAGATCCTTCGCCGTTCCTGCGCGCTGATGCTGGCCACTGCCGTCAAACAGCTCCATCCGAATGCGCAGTTGCGAGCCGGATCGTCGCTGGGTGATGGTTTCTTTTATGAGTTTGCTTTCCACCGCTCTTTAACTCTGGCCGAGCTGCCAGCTATCGAAGCGCGCATGCATGCACTGGCGGCGACCAACCATTCGATCCGACGGGCAACAGCTCCCCGGGCGACGTCAACCGAACGGTTATCGCTGTATCGCTTGGGGGATTTTGAAAGTTTCGCTGCAGGCCCGCATGTTCCCACCACCAAGGTATTGCAAGCATTCACTCTGGACCATATCAGCGGCACGTCACAGCAACAGATCTACGGCACGTGCTGGTCCAGCCAACAGGAGCTGGACACTTGGCGAGCGCCGCCGCAAGTGATGGTCGTGAACATCGATGAACGTCAGAGCGCTTATGCGCACTCGGTGACCCAGGCACTGCGCCGCCGCGAACTGCGGGCCAACTCGGATCTGCGTAACGAGAAAATCAGCCACAAGATTCGCCAGCACAGCCAGAAAGTGCCGTATCTGTTGGTGGTGGGAGAGAAGGAAAAGGAAGGCGGGTTTGTCAGTATGCGCAGCGGCAGCGGGGAGGACTTCGGGGAGAAAGGGATTGAGGCGGTGTGTGAATTGTTGAATCCGCCGAAGATTCAAGGTGACTAA